Genomic segment of Leptospira perdikensis:
GATAATCAAGTGAGGAATCAGCATGGGTGAGTGGGTCACCACCGGACAAAATGATCTCTCTTAGTTCTGTATGGGTGCGAAAGTATTCCAATGCTTTTTCCCATTCCTTACGGTTGGGAGTTTCTTCTGGGTCAGATACCTTTCGTTTCCTTGTACAAAACCTGCAATACACAGCGCATACATGAGAAATATACCAAATGGCACGGTCTGGGTAACGGTGGGTCACACCTTTTACCGGCATGTACCGTTCCTCTGCCAGTGGATCTTCTACTTCATTGGGTTTTTTGGTAAGTTCTCCCGCTCGGGGGATGATTTGTTTGCGGATGGGACAGTTCGGATTTTTTTGATCGATTCGTTCCAAATAGTAGGGGGTGACGGCAAAACTAAATTCCTCTAATGCAGGCACAAAACTCTCCTTCTCTTCGGGAGTGAGAGTCAGTTTTTCTTCCAAATCCTTACATGTAGTGATTCGGTTTTGTAGTTGCCATTTCCAATCCGACCAAGTCATCGCTTATGACCATACTTCGGTTGACATAAGGCCAAGTCCCTCGGATTTTGTTTACGAGTAACGAAATTATGAACTTAGGCATTACAGAAGTAAAAAAAGGAATGATCCTCAAGATCGACAGTGAGCTTTATTCCGTCGTCAAAACCGAGTTTGTGAACCCAGGAAAGGGTTCTGCATTCATCCGTACCAAACTTAAAAATATTGTCCGTGATTCTTCCATTGAAAGAACCTTCAAAGCTGCAGAAAAACTGGAAAGTGTGGATTTAGAACGCCGCAAAATGCAGTACTGTTATGCTGATGGTGACCAAATCATTTTTATGGACGTCAACGATTACGAACAAATCCCTGTTTCAAAAGATTATGTGGAAGACATCCTTCCTTTTATGAAAGAAGAAACTCCAGTGGAAGTTGCGTTTTACAATGATAAACCAATTGGTGTAACACCTCCTAACTTTGCTATATTGGAAGTGACTTATGCAGAGGATGGATTGAAAGGAGACACAACAGGTCTTGCACTCAAACGAGTGACAGTGGAAACTGGGGGAGAAGTCCAAGTTCCTATCTTTATCAAACAAGGGGACACTGTAAAAATTGACCTTCGAGATTTGAGCTACGTGGAGCGAGTCAACAAATAGATTTGGAATCTTTTTCTTTTTTACAAGAACTTACCAAACTTTCCCATACCTATTATGAAAGGCAGTGGATGTATGCCACTGCCGGCAATCTTTCTGCACGCGCAGGAGATTCATTTTGGATCACAGCTTCCGGAAAACATAAGGGAGAACTTACCGATAAAGATTTTGTTTGTGTTTCTGTTGCCGATGGGTCTTTGGTTTCTGCGGGAGAGGGACTGAAACCCTCAGCGGAAACTAGCATCCATCAGGTGGTTTACTCTCAGATACCGGATGCAGGTGCGGCCCTTCATGTCCATACTTTGGATTCCAATCTTTTAGAATTTGGAATTGATAAGGAAGAGGGGTTTCGCGATTTTCCTCTGCCACCAATTGAAATCATCAAGGCCTTTGGGATCTGGGATGAAAAACCAAACCTAAAGTTTCCTGTTTTTTATAATCATACTCATGTCCCAACGATTGCTTCGGAAATCAAACGTTATATAGAAACCAAGGGC
This window contains:
- the efp gene encoding elongation factor P, giving the protein MNLGITEVKKGMILKIDSELYSVVKTEFVNPGKGSAFIRTKLKNIVRDSSIERTFKAAEKLESVDLERRKMQYCYADGDQIIFMDVNDYEQIPVSKDYVEDILPFMKEETPVEVAFYNDKPIGVTPPNFAILEVTYAEDGLKGDTTGLALKRVTVETGGEVQVPIFIKQGDTVKIDLRDLSYVERVNK
- the mtnB gene encoding methylthioribulose 1-phosphate dehydratase; amino-acid sequence: MESFSFLQELTKLSHTYYERQWMYATAGNLSARAGDSFWITASGKHKGELTDKDFVCVSVADGSLVSAGEGLKPSAETSIHQVVYSQIPDAGAALHVHTLDSNLLEFGIDKEEGFRDFPLPPIEIIKAFGIWDEKPNLKFPVFYNHTHVPTIASEIKRYIETKGRPQVPFLLIEGHGPTVWGKSVAEANKHLEAVHFLLQVMARRI